Proteins encoded in a region of the Flavobacteriaceae bacterium HL-DH10 genome:
- the mazG gene encoding nucleoside triphosphate pyrophosphohydrolase — MNSRAQQLKAFDRLLTIMDELREQCPWDKKQTMETLRHLTIEETYELGDAILDKDLEEVKKELGDVLLHIVFYSKIGSETNDFDIADVCNGICEKLINRHPHIYSDVKVENEDDVKRNWENLKLKEGKTSVLEGVPNSLPALVKANRIQEKVAGVGFDWEKPEQVWEKVEEELSEFKVEVEKGDNNAMESEFGDILFSMVNYARFLNINPENALERTNKKFTKRFQYLEEKAKSINKPLKDMTLAEMDVFWEEAKSL, encoded by the coding sequence ATGAATTCCAGAGCCCAACAACTAAAAGCATTTGATAGACTATTAACCATTATGGACGAATTGCGGGAGCAATGTCCGTGGGATAAAAAGCAAACCATGGAGACCTTACGTCATTTGACTATTGAAGAAACCTACGAACTTGGTGATGCTATTCTAGATAAGGACTTAGAAGAAGTTAAAAAGGAATTAGGCGATGTGTTGCTCCATATTGTGTTTTATTCTAAAATAGGAAGCGAAACCAACGATTTTGATATTGCTGATGTATGTAATGGTATTTGCGAAAAATTAATAAACAGGCATCCGCATATTTATAGTGATGTAAAGGTTGAAAATGAAGATGATGTAAAGCGTAATTGGGAAAATCTAAAATTAAAAGAAGGAAAAACAAGTGTTTTAGAAGGCGTTCCTAATAGTTTGCCAGCTTTAGTAAAGGCTAATAGAATTCAAGAAAAGGTAGCAGGTGTAGGGTTTGATTGGGAAAAGCCAGAACAAGTATGGGAAAAAGTAGAAGAAGAGCTTTCAGAATTTAAAGTAGAAGTAGAAAAAGGCGATAATAATGCTATGGAAAGCGAATTTGGAGATATTTTATTTTCTATGGTAAACTATGCTCGATTTTTAAATATTAACCCAGAAAATGCTTTAGAGCGAACTAATAAAAAATTTACTAAGCGTTTTCAGTATCTTGAAGAAAAAGCAAAATCTATCAATAAACCATTAAAAGATATGACTTTAGCCGAAATGGATGTTTTTTGGGAAGAGGCTAAAAGTTTATAA
- a CDS encoding GNAT family N-acetyltransferase produces the protein MTIKTFDAFSRMSIIDINRITNFIYKHSGEFGDSKTAIRKSIMYAAKELPGLGGYVFVMEDGNEIIGAVVVNRTGMNEYLSENIMVYVVVKESYRKKGIAKKIIEHTIKYCKGEIAVHININNPVVKLFEKQGFKSRNIEMRLER, from the coding sequence ATGACTATAAAAACATTTGATGCTTTTTCTAGGATGTCAATTATTGACATTAACCGAATAACCAATTTTATATATAAACATTCAGGAGAGTTTGGAGACTCTAAAACCGCTATTCGTAAGTCAATTATGTATGCTGCAAAAGAACTTCCTGGTTTAGGAGGTTATGTGTTTGTTATGGAAGATGGTAATGAAATTATAGGAGCTGTAGTTGTAAATAGAACAGGAATGAATGAATACCTTTCAGAAAATATAATGGTTTATGTGGTGGTTAAAGAAAGTTATAGAAAGAAGGGTATTGCAAAAAAAATAATAGAACATACTATAAAGTATTGTAAAGGCGAAATAGCGGTTCATATAAATATAAATAATCCTGTTGTTAAATTATTTGAAAAACAGGGTTTTAAATCAAGAAATATAGAAATGCGATTAGAACGCTAA
- the proC gene encoding pyrroline-5-carboxylate reductase has translation MKVLVIGAGNMGLTYAEGMSKSRLLKKRNIMVLDKSDEKLEELNQISHFDAFKELDDCVPNADIIFIAVKPYHAVGVFKAIKTLVKPEQIIVSIMAGVSIASIKEITGLNKVVRAMPNLPAQIGKGLTSYVTSPEISRIEMLTVESLLDTTGKSMRVSNENFIDASTGISGSGPAYVFYFMQSMMEAALQMGFSKNDSTVLVSQTFTGAVELFNQSNLSPNSWMEKVASKGGTTRAALDSMEDNNVNELIKEAAFAAFSRAVELGKEY, from the coding sequence ATGAAAGTACTAGTAATTGGTGCGGGTAACATGGGGCTTACCTATGCCGAAGGAATGTCGAAATCCAGACTTTTGAAAAAGCGAAACATCATGGTTTTAGATAAATCTGATGAAAAATTAGAAGAGCTAAATCAAATATCACATTTTGATGCATTTAAAGAATTAGATGACTGCGTTCCTAATGCCGATATTATTTTTATAGCGGTAAAACCTTACCATGCCGTTGGTGTATTTAAGGCTATTAAAACATTAGTAAAGCCTGAACAAATAATTGTATCTATAATGGCAGGTGTTTCTATAGCTTCAATAAAAGAGATTACAGGTCTAAATAAAGTAGTTAGAGCTATGCCTAATTTGCCTGCTCAAATAGGAAAAGGATTAACATCATATGTTACTTCTCCCGAGATCTCAAGAATAGAAATGCTAACTGTTGAAAGTTTATTAGACACAACAGGCAAATCTATGCGCGTATCAAACGAAAACTTTATTGATGCCTCTACAGGAATTTCAGGTAGTGGACCAGCTTATGTATTCTATTTTATGCAAAGTATGATGGAAGCTGCATTGCAAATGGGATTTTCAAAAAACGATTCAACCGTTTTAGTAAGTCAAACTTTTACAGGTGCTGTAGAGCTATTTAATCAATCTAATTTATCGCCCAATTCATGGATGGAAAAAGTAGCATCAAAGGGCGGTACTACACGTGCGGCGTTAGATTCTATGGAAGACAATAATGTAAATGAATTAATAAAAGAAGCTGCTTTTGCTGCATTTAGTCGTGCAGTAGAATTAGGTAAAGAATATTAA
- the proB gene encoding glutamate 5-kinase yields the protein MYKEKIVVKVGTNVMTNKDNRIVRPVLRELVRQIAELYERGIMTILVSSGSVIAGKEVLGKSKIKDRTQKRQVYSAIGQPRMMRLYYNIFQDFGMKCAQVLPTKRDFSPGIHRQNMINCCEGLLSEGIVPIANEDDAVSVTMSMFSDNDELASLIAQLLDADKLIILTDIDGLYTGHPEEDSSDLIKNVNPDEDLDKYIQDNNKAEGEGRGGMGSKLDYAQQAAAKNIPTFIANGKKDNTIIDIIEGKSVGTKVSL from the coding sequence ATGTATAAAGAAAAAATAGTTGTTAAAGTTGGGACCAATGTAATGACCAACAAAGATAATAGAATTGTTAGACCTGTTTTAAGAGAACTTGTAAGACAAATAGCTGAGCTTTACGAAAGGGGTATCATGACTATTTTAGTGTCTTCGGGTTCTGTGATAGCAGGTAAGGAGGTATTAGGAAAATCGAAAATTAAGGATAGAACTCAAAAACGACAAGTGTATTCTGCGATAGGGCAACCAAGAATGATGCGGCTTTATTATAATATTTTTCAAGATTTTGGAATGAAGTGTGCGCAAGTATTGCCTACAAAGCGAGATTTTAGCCCAGGTATCCACAGGCAAAATATGATTAATTGTTGTGAAGGTTTATTGTCAGAAGGTATTGTTCCTATTGCTAATGAAGATGATGCCGTATCAGTGACTATGTCTATGTTTTCTGATAATGATGAGCTTGCAAGTTTAATTGCTCAACTTTTAGATGCTGATAAACTTATTATTTTAACAGATATTGATGGTCTTTATACAGGCCACCCAGAAGAAGATAGTAGTGATTTAATAAAAAATGTTAATCCAGATGAAGATTTAGATAAATATATTCAAGACAACAATAAAGCTGAAGGTGAAGGTAGAGGCGGTATGGGATCAAAATTAGATTATGCACAACAAGCAGCTGCTAAAAATATCCCAACTTTTATAGCGAATGGAAAAAAGGATAATACTATTATTGATATTATAGAAGGAAAATCGGTAGGTACAAAAGTATCTCTTTAA
- a CDS encoding T9SS type B sorting domain-containing protein: MYKKAIYTIFYIVFFIFSTNFCWSQNEAPTLTAIGNQPYCPKSEINIVTDFTVVDPDDTEIEAFYIQISTGYISSQDTLTLLGTHSNIVTSWSSLEGKLTLSGVASAPVSYDDFIAAIKDIVFKSTSNNPTNKTFSITIGDANYLPSTGHYYEYVPDLGITWTDARVAAESLTYFGLQGYLATITSADEAQLSGEQAAGAGWLGATDEGAEGVWKWVTGPEADEVFWNGGNNGSTPTYANWNINQPDNAWGGVGEDYLHVTDPTIGTRGAWNDLRVGGDGPGPYNPKGYIVEYGGMPEEIPLNIATSSSIYTTSIVSTKPSSICGSGAITLEATASGGADVLWFDTPTGGDPIVKGTTYTIPNLTTTTTYYALASFNGCYEGVRRPVIATVKQIPSIDSVVGDLVCESGSGTLSATASAGIINWYTTPTGGDPIVKGTTYTTPVLNTTTTYYVDATLNGCTTLTRTAVTLTVQKIPLPTAVANQRFCDIENATISNLAITGNLVLWYAAATGGTPLDNTIPLTTNTTYYASQTLNSCESLSRLPVNVVIDETVVIPQSSFIPVLYECDTMDDSDDTNGFTLFDLTTNETVLLNGKSASNFTFNYFSDLAYSIPIATPSNAYRNTIKDGQIIYVRIINNLNNSCFTETSFEIKVIALPVIQSSIVFKNCDEDGIADGFTDFNLAEANDVISNNNSSNLNFTYYKSLNNASIGNNDNEISGSIYNNIDGNKVFARVENSYGCYRVSTVNLQVSATAFPQGLVEELDVCDEDDVIDGKYTFDLTQADNIFLNQFPPQNLSVHYYKTRNEAQLEQNEILTKTNYINDNPFSEVLFVRVESEDNGECFGIGPHLLLTVHPRPEFEVDNSAIYCLDNNPITLTTFNPKGNYTYQWKDESGQVVSNLPYAEVLSGGEYTVIAFSNFGCESFPVSFSVVESAIATISSEDISIVELTANNSIKINNANNNLGIGDYEFSLDNSNGPYQDEPVFQYVGAGSHTVYVKDKNGCGIASIEVFVLGFPKFFTPNNDGTNDTWQIKGLGTDYTNASKVSIYNRYGKLIKQLTSKSGAWDGTFNGELLPDSDYWFLAELVEVTGETRIHRGHFSLIR; the protein is encoded by the coding sequence ATGTACAAGAAAGCAATCTACACGATATTTTATATTGTGTTTTTTATATTTTCCACAAATTTTTGTTGGTCTCAAAATGAAGCTCCTACATTAACTGCAATAGGAAATCAACCATATTGTCCTAAATCTGAAATTAATATTGTCACTGATTTTACTGTTGTTGACCCTGATGATACTGAAATTGAGGCTTTTTATATTCAAATTTCTACAGGATATATTTCAAGTCAAGATACATTAACACTTTTAGGTACCCATTCAAATATTGTGACATCTTGGAGCTCATTAGAAGGAAAACTTACTTTAAGCGGAGTTGCATCAGCACCCGTAAGTTATGATGATTTTATTGCAGCAATTAAAGACATTGTTTTTAAAAGCACCAGTAATAATCCAACTAATAAAACATTTTCAATTACTATAGGTGATGCTAATTATTTACCTTCAACAGGGCATTATTATGAATATGTGCCAGATTTGGGTATAACTTGGACAGACGCTAGAGTGGCTGCAGAGAGTTTAACATATTTTGGTTTACAAGGTTATTTAGCAACTATTACATCTGCTGATGAGGCTCAGTTAAGTGGAGAACAAGCTGCTGGAGCTGGATGGCTTGGGGCAACAGATGAAGGTGCTGAAGGTGTTTGGAAATGGGTTACAGGACCAGAAGCTGATGAGGTTTTTTGGAATGGAGGAAATAATGGGTCAACACCAACTTATGCCAATTGGAATATTAATCAGCCTGATAATGCATGGGGAGGAGTTGGCGAAGACTATTTACATGTAACAGATCCTACAATTGGTACTAGAGGCGCATGGAATGATTTAAGAGTAGGGGGAGATGGGCCAGGACCTTATAACCCTAAAGGTTATATTGTAGAATATGGTGGAATGCCAGAAGAAATTCCTTTGAATATAGCTACAAGTTCAAGTATTTATACAACGTCTATTGTTAGTACTAAGCCATCTTCAATTTGTGGTAGTGGTGCAATAACTTTAGAAGCTACGGCATCGGGAGGTGCAGATGTATTATGGTTTGATACTCCAACAGGAGGAGATCCTATTGTAAAAGGTACAACATATACAATACCTAATTTAACTACTACAACTACTTATTATGCTTTAGCTTCATTTAATGGCTGTTATGAAGGTGTTAGAAGACCTGTAATTGCAACTGTAAAGCAAATACCGAGTATAGATTCAGTAGTTGGTGATTTAGTTTGTGAGTCTGGTTCAGGAACTTTATCTGCTACTGCATCAGCAGGAATAATAAATTGGTATACAACACCAACAGGAGGAGATCCTATTGTAAAAGGTACAACATATACAACACCTGTTTTAAATACCACTACCACTTATTATGTGGATGCCACATTAAATGGATGTACAACCCTAACAAGAACTGCCGTTACACTTACAGTTCAAAAAATACCTTTACCTACTGCGGTAGCGAATCAACGTTTTTGTGACATTGAAAATGCTACTATTTCTAACTTAGCTATTACTGGAAATTTAGTTTTATGGTATGCTGCTGCTACTGGAGGAACTCCGTTAGATAATACGATTCCATTAACAACAAATACGACATATTATGCATCACAGACACTAAATAGTTGTGAAAGCCTGTCTCGATTGCCAGTTAATGTGGTAATTGACGAAACGGTTGTTATACCTCAATCTTCATTTATTCCTGTTTTGTACGAATGCGATACAATGGATGATAGTGACGATACAAATGGTTTTACACTGTTTGATTTAACAACAAATGAAACTGTTTTATTAAATGGAAAATCTGCTTCAAACTTTACTTTTAATTATTTTTCTGATTTAGCTTATAGTATTCCAATTGCTACACCCTCTAATGCTTATAGAAACACTATTAAAGATGGTCAAATTATATATGTTAGAATTATAAATAACCTTAATAATTCTTGTTTTACAGAAACTTCTTTTGAAATAAAAGTCATAGCATTACCAGTAATTCAATCATCAATAGTATTCAAAAATTGTGATGAAGATGGAATTGCCGATGGATTTACTGATTTTAATTTAGCAGAAGCCAATGATGTTATATCTAACAATAATTCATCTAATTTGAACTTTACGTATTATAAGTCGTTAAATAATGCTAGTATAGGGAATAATGATAATGAAATTAGTGGTTCTATATATAATAATATAGACGGAAATAAAGTTTTTGCACGTGTCGAAAATAGTTATGGTTGTTATCGTGTTTCAACAGTTAATTTACAAGTTTCTGCAACAGCGTTTCCACAGGGGTTAGTTGAAGAATTAGATGTTTGTGATGAAGATGATGTTATAGATGGAAAGTATACCTTTGATTTAACTCAGGCCGATAACATATTTTTAAACCAATTTCCTCCTCAAAATTTAAGTGTTCATTATTATAAAACAAGAAATGAAGCACAATTGGAACAAAATGAAATTCTAACTAAAACGAATTATATAAACGACAATCCATTTTCTGAAGTATTATTTGTACGTGTAGAGAGTGAAGATAATGGTGAGTGTTTTGGAATAGGACCACATTTATTATTAACCGTGCATCCTAGACCAGAATTTGAAGTAGATAATTCTGCCATTTACTGTTTAGATAATAATCCAATTACCCTTACAACATTTAACCCTAAAGGAAATTACACTTATCAATGGAAAGATGAAAGTGGGCAAGTTGTTAGTAATTTGCCATATGCTGAAGTGCTTTCAGGTGGGGAATATACAGTTATTGCATTTTCTAATTTTGGTTGTGAATCTTTTCCTGTATCATTTTCAGTAGTAGAATCTGCTATTGCTACAATAAGTTCTGAAGATATATCTATTGTAGAGCTTACAGCTAACAATAGTATTAAAATAAATAATGCTAATAATAATTTAGGTATCGGTGATTATGAATTTTCTTTAGATAATAGTAATGGACCCTATCAAGATGAGCCTGTTTTTCAATATGTTGGAGCTGGGTCGCATACGGTATATGTAAAAGATAAAAATGGATGTGGGATAGCATCAATAGAAGTTTTTGTACTTGGTTTTCCTAAATTTTTCACACCAAATAATGACGGCACCAATGATACATGGCAAATAAAAGGATTGGGTACAGATTATACTAATGCTTCTAAAGTGAGTATTTATAATCGCTATGGTAAATTAATTAAACAGTTAACCTCTAAAAGTGGTGCTTGGGATGGGACTTTTAATGGCGAATTATTACCCGATTCAGATTATTGGTTTTTGGCAGAATTAGTTGAAGTTACTGGAGAAACTAGAATACACCGAGGGCATTTTAGCTTAATTAGGTAG
- a CDS encoding DUF349 domain-containing protein, with product MSDSNEQQKVEETKNSTSELNNDNLTHNSSLETEEIQDVKSEVNNATIVDEDAIAESHQDTEAPIKEEEKPNREETSNVKVSDSEDEKVINEIEESNAEDAEDEGNKERHTIEVKEYDNMSLEALAIELEILLKNEKVQAIKSHVDGINNEFKNKFQALLDEKKEEFLNDGGNEIDFYYSSPVQKRFKVAYKEYRTKLNDHYKSLEKNLKQNLADKLEIIEELKGLINLEENINTTYKHFKELQERWRNTGPIPRDKYNNAWNSYHHHVEMFYDFLHLNRDLRDLDFKHNLEKKTKIIERAEELAKDDNVMRSFRELQELHKMWKEELGPVGREHREEIWDRFKAATKIINDKRQEYYQEIDKVYEKNLEYKLEIITSIVSLNAQETNSHGGWQNKIKAVEELRNKFFNAGKVPIKVNEATWAKFKDAVRVFNRQKNSFYKGLKKDQYTNLQKKLELIKIAEDNKDSDDFEVTTALMKKIQSDWKKIGHVPRKDSDKIWKQFKSACNAYFDKLHAQKNAANEVEIEAFNKKSTLIETLKELKPSGDKDKDIEVIKAQINNWKALGRVPNDKRYIEGKFQKTIDSLLSNLKMEKNEVEMIKFENKLNNINTSEDNRNLDNERSFIRKKIDEVKSQINQLENNLQFFTNVNDDNPLVKEVHSNIKNHKESLELWKSKLKKIKEHY from the coding sequence ATGTCTGACAGTAACGAACAACAAAAAGTAGAAGAAACAAAAAACAGTACAAGTGAGTTAAACAATGATAACTTAACTCATAATTCTTCATTAGAGACAGAAGAAATTCAAGACGTAAAATCTGAAGTTAATAATGCAACTATTGTTGATGAAGATGCTATTGCAGAAAGCCATCAAGATACTGAAGCCCCTATAAAAGAAGAAGAAAAACCTAATAGAGAAGAGACTTCTAATGTAAAGGTCTCAGATTCTGAAGATGAAAAAGTGATTAATGAAATTGAAGAATCTAACGCTGAAGATGCCGAAGATGAAGGCAACAAAGAACGACATACCATTGAAGTAAAAGAGTATGATAACATGTCGTTAGAAGCACTTGCCATAGAATTAGAAATACTACTTAAAAACGAAAAAGTTCAAGCCATAAAATCTCATGTTGATGGTATTAATAATGAATTTAAAAATAAGTTTCAAGCACTATTAGACGAGAAAAAAGAAGAATTTTTAAATGACGGAGGTAACGAAATTGATTTTTATTACTCATCTCCTGTTCAAAAAAGATTTAAAGTAGCATATAAAGAATATAGAACAAAGCTTAACGATCATTATAAAAGTTTAGAAAAAAATCTAAAACAAAACTTAGCTGATAAACTTGAAATTATAGAAGAACTTAAAGGTCTTATCAACCTTGAAGAAAACATAAACACAACCTATAAACACTTTAAAGAGTTACAGGAGCGTTGGAGAAATACAGGTCCTATTCCCAGAGACAAATACAATAATGCTTGGAATAGTTACCACCACCATGTAGAAATGTTTTACGACTTTTTACATTTAAATAGAGATTTACGCGATTTAGATTTCAAACATAATTTAGAGAAAAAAACAAAGATTATAGAACGTGCTGAAGAATTAGCTAAAGACGATAATGTAATGCGTTCTTTTAGAGAATTACAAGAACTTCATAAAATGTGGAAAGAAGAACTTGGTCCTGTTGGAAGAGAACATAGAGAAGAAATATGGGATCGTTTTAAAGCTGCTACGAAAATAATTAATGATAAACGTCAAGAATATTATCAAGAAATAGATAAAGTTTATGAAAAAAACCTTGAGTATAAACTAGAAATAATAACAAGTATAGTTAGTTTAAATGCCCAAGAAACAAATTCTCATGGCGGTTGGCAAAATAAAATTAAAGCTGTTGAAGAACTTAGAAATAAGTTTTTTAATGCTGGTAAAGTTCCTATAAAAGTAAATGAAGCTACTTGGGCTAAGTTTAAAGATGCCGTTAGAGTTTTTAACAGACAAAAGAATAGTTTTTATAAAGGACTTAAAAAAGACCAATACACAAATCTTCAGAAAAAACTAGAACTTATAAAAATAGCTGAAGATAATAAAGACAGTGATGATTTTGAAGTTACCACTGCTTTAATGAAAAAAATACAAAGTGATTGGAAAAAAATCGGACATGTACCTCGTAAGGATAGTGATAAAATATGGAAGCAATTTAAAAGCGCTTGCAATGCCTATTTTGATAAATTACATGCCCAAAAGAATGCTGCAAACGAAGTAGAAATAGAGGCATTCAATAAAAAATCGACCCTTATTGAAACTCTTAAAGAATTAAAACCTTCAGGTGATAAAGACAAAGATATAGAGGTTATAAAAGCACAAATTAACAACTGGAAAGCTTTAGGTAGAGTCCCTAATGACAAACGTTATATTGAAGGTAAATTTCAAAAAACAATAGACAGTTTATTATCTAATTTAAAAATGGAAAAAAATGAAGTTGAAATGATTAAGTTTGAAAACAAACTTAACAACATTAATACTTCTGAAGACAATAGAAATTTAGACAATGAGCGTTCTTTTATTCGCAAAAAAATAGATGAAGTTAAAAGTCAGATAAATCAATTGGAAAATAATTTACAATTTTTCACCAATGTAAATGATGACAACCCGCTTGTAAAAGAAGTACATAGTAACATAAAAAACCACAAAGAATCTTTGGAACTATGGAAAAGTAAGTTAAAAAAAATAAAAGAACATTATTAA
- a CDS encoding shikimate dehydrogenase encodes MNKLGLLGKNISYSFSRSYFKEKFKNENIENTTYENFDIETINLFPSIIKDTPNLKGLNVTIPYKQDVMPFLNKINKKAKAIGAVNTIKITKKGKLIGYNTDCYGFSKSIEPLLKPHHKKALILGTGGASKAIAYSLNKLGIEYKYVSRKQSEGISYTYNTLTETVIKEHQIIINCTPLGTFPNIDNCPDIPYSAITTQHILFDLIYNPEETKFLKLGKEHGAVTENGLNMLKLQAEKAWSIWNLE; translated from the coding sequence ATGAACAAATTAGGACTTTTAGGTAAAAACATATCATATTCATTTTCAAGATCATATTTTAAAGAAAAGTTTAAAAATGAAAATATTGAAAACACGACATATGAGAATTTTGATATAGAAACTATCAATTTATTCCCTTCAATTATAAAAGACACACCAAATTTAAAAGGTTTAAATGTTACCATTCCGTATAAACAAGACGTGATGCCTTTTTTAAATAAGATAAATAAAAAAGCAAAAGCGATAGGCGCTGTTAACACGATAAAAATAACAAAAAAAGGAAAACTAATTGGTTACAATACAGACTGCTACGGGTTTTCAAAATCTATAGAACCACTTTTAAAGCCGCATCATAAAAAAGCTTTAATATTAGGTACTGGTGGCGCTAGTAAAGCCATAGCCTACAGCTTAAACAAACTTGGTATTGAGTACAAATATGTTTCAAGAAAACAATCTGAAGGCATTAGTTATACCTATAACACACTAACAGAAACCGTTATTAAAGAACACCAAATAATAATAAATTGTACCCCCTTGGGTACCTTTCCAAACATTGACAATTGCCCTGATATTCCATATAGCGCTATTACAACCCAACACATTTTATTCGATTTAATTTATAACCCTGAAGAAACTAAGTTTCTTAAATTAGGAAAAGAACATGGTGCAGTAACCGAAAACGGTTTAAACATGTTAAAATTACAGGCTGAGAAAGCTTGGTCCATTTGGAACTTAGAATAA
- a CDS encoding DUF368 domain-containing protein: MQETRTLTDKLFLILKGLGMGAANKVPGVSGGVVAFVAGFYEEFIYSLKKVNGKAFMLLINGRFKSFFNYVNGRFLGLLFLGMIISYFSVSKVLDYLIMHYELYVWSVFFGMIIGSIYYINKDFKDWNYKTYTSLAIGIILGLSISFLNPAKENDNLWFVFFCGIISVSGMTLPGFSGSFILIILGNYVLLLVDSVNALYDTSYEILGGDFSFIENIERLRMLKVLIAFTLGSVTGLVTFSHALSYILKHYKSITLSAIIGFIVGSLGVVWPWKKTIFKIHENGGFLLDSTGTKIIQNYKRYIPEFNTETYYAIAFIFLGIAVVLALEIYGQKTRINK, from the coding sequence ATGCAAGAAACTAGAACATTAACCGACAAACTTTTTCTTATTCTAAAAGGATTAGGCATGGGAGCTGCTAATAAAGTTCCTGGCGTATCTGGTGGTGTTGTTGCTTTTGTTGCTGGTTTTTATGAAGAGTTTATTTATTCGTTAAAAAAGGTTAACGGTAAAGCTTTTATGTTACTTATCAATGGACGTTTTAAAAGCTTTTTCAATTATGTAAACGGACGCTTTTTAGGGTTGCTTTTCCTAGGAATGATAATAAGTTACTTTAGTGTTTCTAAAGTTTTAGATTATCTTATAATGCATTATGAACTTTATGTTTGGAGTGTGTTTTTCGGAATGATTATAGGCTCCATTTATTATATTAATAAAGATTTTAAAGATTGGAATTATAAAACATACACATCACTAGCTATTGGAATTATTTTAGGTTTAAGTATCAGCTTTTTAAATCCAGCAAAAGAAAACGACAATCTCTGGTTTGTATTCTTTTGTGGTATTATTAGTGTTTCTGGTATGACACTCCCAGGCTTTTCCGGTTCATTTATACTCATTATTTTAGGAAATTATGTGCTTCTTTTGGTAGATTCAGTAAACGCATTATACGATACAAGCTATGAAATTCTGGGAGGGGATTTCAGCTTTATTGAAAATATAGAACGCTTAAGAATGCTAAAAGTTTTAATTGCATTTACATTAGGTTCAGTAACAGGCTTAGTTACTTTTTCTCATGCACTAAGCTATATTTTAAAACATTACAAAAGTATTACACTTTCTGCTATTATTGGTTTTATAGTTGGTTCTCTGGGTGTCGTCTGGCCATGGAAAAAAACTATTTTTAAAATACATGAAAACGGTGGTTTTTTACTGGATTCAACTGGAACAAAAATTATACAAAATTATAAACGCTACATCCCTGAATTTAACACAGAAACGTATTATGCCATTGCTTTTATTTTTTTAGGAATAGCTGTTGTTTTAGCATTAGAAATTTACGGGCAAAAAACGAGAATAAACAAATGA
- a CDS encoding DUF368 domain-containing protein, which produces MQRRLKDYLIISLKGIAMGAADAVPGVSGGTIAFISGIYEELITTISNVKPSLFKTLFSKGIKPFWNEINGNFILALLGGIIISFVSIMRLAKYLLENHPVLIWAFFFGLIIASIYFIGKQITKWNITVIIALVIGGISAYYVTSLPALASNDSLLYLFIAGSIAICAMILPGISGSFILIILGAYKTLSNALHDFDIKKIAIFTLGALIGLLSFSHLLKWLFKNYHNVTLAILTGFIFGSLNKVWPWKKTLTSYTNSKGIKIPLLQESISPFSFNGDNQIVFAVALMIIGFLTIFILERLGTKKQ; this is translated from the coding sequence ATGCAGAGACGCTTAAAAGATTATTTAATTATTTCTCTTAAAGGAATAGCGATGGGTGCGGCAGATGCCGTTCCTGGAGTTTCAGGTGGTACTATAGCTTTTATTTCTGGTATTTATGAAGAATTAATTACTACAATTAGCAACGTAAAACCATCTCTTTTTAAAACCCTTTTTAGTAAAGGCATAAAACCGTTTTGGAACGAAATAAACGGTAATTTTATTTTAGCGCTTTTAGGCGGTATTATTATCAGCTTTGTATCAATTATGAGACTTGCTAAATATTTATTAGAAAATCATCCTGTTTTAATTTGGGCGTTCTTTTTTGGTCTCATTATAGCAAGTATTTATTTTATTGGGAAACAAATAACTAAGTGGAATATAACAGTTATTATTGCATTAGTAATAGGTGGTATTAGTGCTTACTACGTTACATCTCTTCCGGCACTTGCAAGCAACGATAGTTTATTATACTTATTTATAGCTGGATCCATCGCTATCTGTGCTATGATTTTACCAGGAATCTCAGGATCATTTATACTCATTATTCTAGGAGCTTATAAAACCTTAAGTAATGCTCTACATGATTTCGATATAAAAAAAATAGCCATTTTCACTTTGGGTGCCTTAATTGGCTTATTAAGTTTTAGTCATCTTTTAAAATGGCTTTTTAAAAATTATCACAATGTAACTTTAGCAATTCTTACAGGCTTTATTTTTGGCTCTCTTAATAAAGTTTGGCCATGGAAAAAAACATTGACTTCATATACAAATTCAAAAGGCATTAAAATACCCTTATTACAAGAAAGCATATCTCCTTTTTCTTTTAATGGCGATAATCAAATCGTTTTTGCTGTTGCTTTAATGATTATTGGATTTTTAACTATTTTTATATTAGAAAGATTAGGCACCAAAAAACAGTAA